One part of the Plasmodium yoelii strain 17X genome assembly, chromosome: 13 genome encodes these proteins:
- a CDS encoding intron-binding protein aquarius, putative, with amino-acid sequence MSKKLENKKSGKRSWINMFGKKGNDIDKFEDTNVSKCEKQNDDDDQNCDETGFVINHIDFNLFCMKNKETNDDINKNSNCDSNLNGESVERIDENTLSFIGKTYDMLKIRKFNFNDLKKVDNSQYFEKIIWSKYNMYDNLYTLSNNNVFFLNDNVEDNKLRLLYIKHILSLIVLICYKYEEKGKHEIWDQIIYNRIDEFEKLVEMEKNGNLNEDTSEINERFNLYKLFLIQKFNNLFYNVVKLINYNFVFNEYSGKTNKSDIKDNSDKTDDVNNKEIKNYRNHLFKLDFLEKSFIIQFFINIYSSIDKKFLFKLCLDLCNPYIWKRINYDYLSFFLFKKNKDAKNLFDNISKMMEKKYLNNKQYDEINVYTSNCKITFENDNHDANINEYDENIILFINKNEFFYNLINYFLIILDIIERKSTEFDELSSNSSMSSCSDNDIDDLELEEYEHNMNLLNSEKGHNINNLEKTNLPDKEGDSGYVLLDEEDDSNDEDQDDNLVKNIKNNNNEDGENDDSIDFFLMYGFSDDERNNKFGDINEYKKEEILEMFLKYENKLKNKKYVTRNMKKKVKKNRKQRNKYIILFVEKCIEFFIDLLSQLYSRRILYIFMKYFNIFIYCKISILNKNKKFKELIKLFKYYIEMYINNFSGDPLTYLEINNEHYKNFEYFQVFCYKHFQKHEVLEKYYLKSVFLMDKKKELLKNFSKLKNEELLFLCKNLKYIVTPEGEKSSENSTREILNSNNNNYVFEHIKIFNKKNKLFYITLLMENLCFKNNIFEDIDKQCEYPNEKDLFENILIDTKDDLKDKKRKKKKTFLYTKPLFKLNLQYLCINDYVFRIYNLFKLQSYHDIRKDIIDYVYETNPKNKKVNDNTICKYVFEIDENNIDNEYDTGRGGTNPNLLNFDTKINSEDQNGSNSITNFEKKRKKNDNEDSKEYKMIDNNGNNLYNYKLYNEYQLNSIIYDVNELDNTYFANERRMSNKIDSFKIVNVDITTKKVTAEIFIDLKYKHYEKVYNEWNMIRTSDILFLVSVKNYTNYYKNKINIIDDNDLKNLLGINYLRGCEVIKFENAFENDEGDENYKKCTLKKITVYLDYVQYQRDILVNPDIYNSFNLLVRRKQKENNFYYILNNIKTLIMNPDDAVIPSWVHDIFLGYCKNSIKYYQDYLPKKENMKIVGNLDTDDSDDEIVTTKNNDEENLDKNVKGLKKKLVYNKENLNFIKKNIDDINYLNTFLNIKHALSTTNGAYVCIDLSNINISSEDNKINVKNIINEYIEPLFLSYVPIKYENEKKSLQKNSLQKSILESLYYHICIINKYKITDMNFVSKFTSNIKAIYYYDNEFFFNFEFKEKEYILILNNYIDKALRKEEAEEILKKIKIHKEVSENDCGILINDSKGIKEIFEHILNNSIKYLSTKDDIYRIQNNIYEDPNYPLEGLLIHSQKKNSTNVELAKKENNKNCGKNKINYTKRQIECIKSGLYEGITIIEGVPGSGKTSILNKIINILFNNKKQEKILICTHSNSCLNYIFNLLVKENLIHQKYLCRVGMGEVDIENLRNEYEELEKMLSKNGDNKFEASPDSINKLNNVSLHDEDDNFNFSKYGRINYMIDLREKLLNDANLLSESTNNNKIYNCLSANQYYENVVKKRVSKFLKYVNMFKKNQVEDMDNIFNSYIMSSIDDQDIYNLFLCPKIYIKNTDIVENIIWKSENANVYNYKGIENQKILDEDKACFYFIHPKDQINTLNLSIYNVLFPFKKYINLKLYKVDIDLYLNYTSIFASKNGKNNEENSENLENSNNKKGDKGIGEEENDNCDIKEIKEEKNKIEGKNYDIFKGDITNDMLFGMNDDFYVSKYYISKIVMIFEHLHDCRPFEILKSQKERGIYIITKLARVIAMTCTHASINRSKIAKLQFYFDNIIIDECTQITENDTFLPLLLQENRYHKSKLKRIIFVGDSNQLPPIIKNKYIKNYANYEQSLYKRFLRLDLPSIYLNEQGRMRNEICNVYKYFYSKYNIQIENLDCINKDKFLKNFNPGFTYTYQFIHVESEEYTPVPYFYQNLLEAEMAVAIFMYMRLIGYSNEMITILTTYNGQKELILDILKKNCLYNKLIGVPKKVTTVDKYQGKQNDFVIISLVRSKSIGYMKNVKRLIVAFSRARYGLYVVGNYNLYKKNYEFKKPLYFFKKNKLELSLQMNENFNSIERQSNNPPVIIKDLNQFYSILYSLSDAQLSNDSSITEKKNK; translated from the coding sequence TATAAATATGAAGAAAAGGGAAAACATGAAATATGGGatcaaataatttacaaTAGAATCGACGAATTTGAAAAATTGGtagaaatggaaaaaaatgggAACCTTAATGAGGATACTagtgaaataaatgaaagatttaatttatataaactttttttaatacaaaaatttaataatttattttacaatGTTGTGAAattgataaattataattttgttttcaaTGAATATAGTGGgaaaacaaataaaagtgatattaaagataataGTGATAAAACAGATGatgttaataataaagaaataaaaaattataggaatcatttatttaaactcgattttttagaaaaatcatttataattcagttttttataaacatatattcaAGTATTGATAAGAAATTTCTTTTCAAATTGTGTTTGGATTTATGCAATCCTTATATATGGAAACGTATAAATTATGATTACttaagtttttttttgtttaaaaaaaataaagatgcAAAGAATCTTTTTgataatatatcaaaaatgatggaaaaaaaatatttgaataataaacaatatgatgaaattaatgtatatactaGTAATTGTAAAATAACttttgaaaatgataatcatgatgcaaatataaatgaatatgatgaaaatattatattatttataaataaaaatgagtTTTTTTACAActtgataaattattttttaataattttagatATTATTGAAAGGAAATCTACAGAATTTGATGAGTTAAGTAGTAATTCGTCTATGTCTTCATGTAGTGACAACGATATTGACGATTTAGAATTAGAAGAGTATGAACATAACATGAATCTGCTCAATTCTGAAAAGGgtcataatataaataatttagaaaaaacaaatttaccTGATAAAGAAGGTGATTCTGGTTATGTACTACTCGACGAAGAAGATGATAGCAATGATGAAGATCAAGATGATAATTtggtgaaaaatataaaaaataataataatgaagatgGGGAAAATGACGATTCtatagatttttttttaatgtatgGCTTTAGCGATGATGAAAGAAACAACAAATTTGGTGatattaatgaatataaaaaggaGGAGATATTAGAAATGTTTTTGAagtatgaaaataaattgaagaataaaaaatatgttacaaggaacatgaaaaaaaaagtgaaaaaaaatcgTAAACaaagaaacaaatatataatactgtTTGTTGAAAAATGTATTGAATTTTTTATCGACTTATTAAGTCAGCTTTACTCAAGAaggatattatatatttttatgaaatattttaatatctttatttattgtaaaatatcaattttaaacaaaaataaaaaatttaaagaattaataaagctttttaagtattatattgaaatgtatataaataatttttcaggGGATCCACTAACCTAtttagaaataaataatgaacatTATAAAAACTTTGAATATTTTCAAGTTTTTTGTTATAAGCATTTTCAAAAACACGAGGTAttggaaaaatattatttaaaatctGTTTTTTTAATGGATAAGAAAAaggaattattaaaaaacttttctaaattaaaaaatgaagaattaTTGTTTTTGTGTAAGAATTTAAAATACATTGTTACACCTGAGGGAGAGAAAAGTAGCGAAAATTCCACAAGGGAAATATTAaatagcaataataataactatGTTTTTGaacatattaaaatatttaataaaaaaaacaagttattttatataactttattaatGGAAAACTtgtgttttaaaaataatatatttgaagaTATTGATAAGCAATGTGAGTATCCTAACGAAAAGgatttatttgaaaatattttaattgatACAAAAGATGacttaaaagataaaaaaagaaaaaaaaaaaaaacatttctTTATACAAAACCTTtgtttaaattaaatttacaatatttatgtataaacGATTATGTAtttagaatatataatttgttcaAATTACAGAGTTATCATGATATAAGGAAAGATATAATTGATTATGTGTATGAAACGAAtcccaaaaataaaaaagtgaaCGATAATACGATATGTAAAtatgtttttgaaatcgatgaaaataatattgacAATGAATATGATACAGGAAGAGGAGGAACTAACCCCAACCTTTTAAATTTcgatacaaaaataaattcagAAGATCAAAATGGTAGTAATAGTATTactaattttgaaaaaaaaagaaaaaaaaatgataatgaagattcgaaagaatataaaatgatAGATAATAATGggaataatttatataattataaattatataacgAATATCAATTAAATTCCATCATATATGATGTGAATGAACTtgataatacatattttgcTAATGAAAGACGAATGAGTAATAAAATTGATTCGTTTAAAATTGTAAATGTTGATATTACTACTAAAAAAGTAACTGCTGAAATTTTTAtagatttaaaatataaacattatgAAAAGGTTTATAACGAATGGAATATGATTAGAACTTctgatatattatttttggttagtgtaaaaaattacacaaattattataaaaataaaataaatataattgatgataacgatttaaaaaatttgctaggaattaattatttaagaGGATGTGAGGTaattaaatttgaaaatgctTTCGAAAATGACGAAGgtgatgaaaattataaaaaatgcactttaaaaaaaataacagtATATTTGGATTATGTACAATATCAAAGAGATATTCTAGTTAATcctgatatatataattcatttaatttattagtAAGACGAAAACAGAAggaaaacaatttttattatattttaaataatattaaaactCTAATAATGAACCCAGATGATGCAGTTATACCATCATGGGTACACGATATATTCTTAGGGTATTGTAAAAAttcaataaaatattatcaagaTTATTTAcctaaaaaggaaaatatgaaaattgtAGGTAATTTAGATACTGATGACTCAGATGATGAAATTGTTACaactaaaaataatgatgagGAAAATTTGGATAAGAATGTTAAaggtttaaaaaaaaaattagtttACAATAAAGagaatttaaattttataaaaaaaaatattgacgatattaactatttaaatacatttttaaacaTTAAACATGCGCTTAGTACAACAAATGGTGCATATGTGTGTATAGACttatcaaatataaatatatcaagtgaagataataaaataaatgtgaaaaatataataaatgaatatattgaGCCATTGTTTTTGAGTTATGTTccaataaaatatgaaaatgaaaaaaaatctctccaaaaaaattcattacaaaaaagtatattggaaagtttatattatcatatttgtataattaataaatacaaaattacTGATATGAATTTTGTTTCTAAGTTTACATCAAATATTAAAGCCATATACTATTATgataatgaatttttttttaattttgaatttaaagagaaggaatatattttaattttgaacAATTATATTGATAAAGCGCTTCGTAAGGAAGAAGCTGaagaaattttaaaaaaaattaaaatacaTAAAGAAGTCAGTGAAAATGATTGtggtatattaataaatgacaGTAAGggaataaaagaaatatttgaacatatattaaataattcaataaaatatttaagtaCAAAAGATGATATATATAggatacaaaataatatatatgaagatCCAAATTATCCACTTGAAGGTCTTTTAATACattctcaaaaaaaaaatagtacaAATGTGGAACTAgctaaaaaagaaaataataaaaattgtggtaaaaataaaataaattatacaaaaaggCAAATTGAATGCATCAAAAGTGGGTTATATGAAGGTATAACAATAATCGAAGGTGTTCCAGGTAGTGGAAAAACAagcatattaaataaaataataaatatattatttaataataaaaaacaggAAAAAATTCTTATATGTACACATAGCAACAGTTgcttaaattatatttttaatttgctTGTTAAGGAGAATTTAATTCATCAAAAATATTTGTGTAGAGTTGGTATGGGAGAAGTAGATATCGAAAATTTAAGAAATGAATATGAAGAATTGGAAAAAATGCTATCAAAAAATGGGGATAATAAATTTGAAGCATCTCCTGACTcgataaacaaattaaataatgttTCTTTACATGATGAAGAcgataattttaatttttcaaaatatggaagaataaattatatgattgatttaagagaaaaattGTTGAATGATGCCAATCTGTTATCAGAGTcaactaataataataaaatttataattgttTATCTGCTAATcaatattatgaaaatgttgttaaaaaaagggtttcaaaatttttaaagtatgttaatatgtttaaaaaaaatcaagtTGAAGATATGGACAACATTTTTAACTCATATATTATGTCATCCATTGATGATcaagatatatataacttatttttgtgccccaaaatatatataaaaaacacCGATATTgtggaaaatattatatggaAAAGTGAAAATGCAAATGTATACAACTATAAAGGGATAGAAAATCAAAAGATATTAGATGAGGATAAAgcatgtttttattttatacatcCTAAGGATCAAATTAATACATTAAATTTGAgcatatataatgttttattcccttttaaaaaatatataaatttgaaaTTATATAAAGTTGACATTGATTTATACTTGAATTATACAAGTATATTTGCTagtaaaaatggaaaaaataatgaagaaaattcagaaaatttagaaaattcaaataataaaaaaggtgATAAGGGCATTGGTGAGGAGGAGAATGATAATTGTGATATTAAAGAGAtcaaagaagaaaaaaataaaattgaaggaaaaaattatgatatatttaaaggTGATATTACAAATGATATGCTTTTTGGAATGAATGACGATTTTTATGTGAGTAAATATTACATATCAAAAATAGTAATGATCTTTGAGCATCTGCATGATTGTAGGCCATTTGAGATATTGAAAAGTCAGAAAGAAAGAggaatttatataataacaaaattagCAAGAGTTATTGCAATGACATGCACACATGCAAGCATAAATAGAAGTAAAATAGCAAAgttacaattttattttgataatattataatcGATGAATGCACACAAATAACGGAAAATGATACATTTCTACCATTATTACTTCAAGAAAATAGATATCATAAAAGTAAGTTAAAAAGAATTATTTTTGTAGGAGATTCAAATCAATTGCCTcctataataaaaaataaatatataaaaaattatgctAACTATGAACAATCATTATATAAAAGATTTTTAAGATTAGATTTACCatcaatttatttaaatgaacAAGGACGTATGAGAAATGAAATATGCAatgtttataaatatttttatagtaaatataatatacaaattGAGAATTTAGATTGTATAAATAAggataaatttttaaagaaTTTTAATCCAGGATTTACATATACGTATCAATTTATACACGTGGAATCAGAAGAATATACACCAGTTCCATATTTCTATCAAAATTTATTAGAAGCAGAAATGGCTGTtgctatttttatgtatatgaGGCTGATAGGATATTCGAATGAAATGATAACAATTTTAACTACATATAATGGTCAAAAAGAATTAATATtagatattttaaaaaagaattgtttatataataaattaatcgGGGTACCCAAAAAAGTAACAACTGTTGATAAGTATCAAGGTAAACAAAAtgattttgttattatttcattAGTTAGATCAAAAAGTATTGgatatatgaaaaatgtaaaaagaTTGATTGTTGCATTTTCACGAGCAAGATACGGATTATATGTTGTTGGAAATTATAacttatacaaaaaaaattatgaatttaaaaagccattatatttttttaagaaaaataaattagagCTTTCGCTACAAATGAATGAGAATTTTAATTCTATAGAAAGACAAAGCAATAATCCACCAGTTATCATAAAAGATTTGAATCAATTTTACAGTATTTTATACTCGTTATCAGATGCACAATTAAGCAATGATTCGAGTAttactgaaaaaaaaaataaataa